Proteins co-encoded in one Petrotoga miotherma DSM 10691 genomic window:
- a CDS encoding GntR family transcriptional regulator produces MISKAGRSLYKEILNELRTKITQLPEGYKLPSQQELCENLGVSRTLIREVLVSLEREGLIIRKQGLGTFVVKKEGIVQTGLDYLRGVSTIISTSGKVPDLILNEFEEVAASSSLSKKLEIVPKDPLIKIKRVYTADGFPVIYAETYMVINRIPGGKDAIISVLKDENSKNEEIFTYLDKYFMRPIKHAISEIEAIDADKKLANLLKIPEKKAITLLLEVHYDENNIPLLHSLDYINTSIFKLSVFRRKI; encoded by the coding sequence ATGATTTCAAAAGCTGGTAGATCCTTATATAAAGAAATATTGAATGAATTGAGAACAAAAATAACTCAACTCCCTGAAGGGTATAAATTACCTTCTCAACAGGAACTATGTGAAAATTTAGGGGTTAGCAGAACTTTAATTAGAGAAGTATTAGTAAGCCTTGAGCGAGAAGGTTTGATCATAAGAAAGCAAGGGTTGGGTACATTTGTAGTGAAAAAAGAAGGTATTGTACAAACGGGTTTAGATTATTTAAGGGGAGTTTCAACTATAATTTCTACCTCAGGAAAAGTCCCTGACCTTATTTTAAACGAGTTTGAGGAAGTAGCCGCGTCTTCTTCACTCTCAAAAAAATTGGAAATCGTTCCTAAAGATCCATTAATCAAAATTAAAAGAGTTTATACGGCTGACGGTTTCCCAGTTATATACGCAGAAACATATATGGTTATCAACAGGATTCCCGGCGGGAAAGACGCAATAATTTCCGTTTTAAAAGATGAAAATAGTAAAAATGAAGAGATTTTCACCTATTTAGATAAATATTTTATGAGACCCATCAAACATGCTATCTCAGAAATAGAAGCTATTGATGCCGATAAGAAACTTGCCAACTTATTGAAAATTCCCGAGAAAAAAGCCATCACTCTTTTACTAGAAGTTCATTACGATGAAAATAATATTCCCTTACTTCACTCATTGGATTACATAAATACCTCGATTTTCAAATTAAGCGTGTTTAGAAGAAAAATATAA
- a CDS encoding nucleoside phosphorylase, with protein sequence MFKQDFRIPTGLENQIQYHIQCGPGDVAPVVIVPGDQGRVESIISKLHDPKKVSENRGLITYTGYYEGYPVSVTSTGMGGPSASIVYEELINIGAKILIRIGSVAGLQEEIEEGDIIIPHACVRDDGASQYYVPQNFPAVASPEVYLRLISAAKSLNFDFKTGINWSHSCFYNRDPEYFQRWSRYRVVSMDMEASSLFVVSSLRGVKAGFIGICYANRFKQSNRDKVDLSVPDTNRSIIKSSTSKAIDITLRGIKDLYQNGL encoded by the coding sequence GTGTTTAAACAAGATTTTAGGATTCCAACAGGATTAGAAAATCAAATTCAATACCATATTCAATGTGGGCCCGGGGACGTTGCTCCTGTAGTCATTGTTCCTGGCGACCAAGGTAGAGTAGAAAGTATTATCAGTAAACTACACGATCCCAAAAAAGTTTCAGAAAACAGAGGACTTATTACCTACACCGGTTATTATGAAGGTTACCCTGTATCAGTCACTTCAACAGGAATGGGTGGGCCTTCTGCAAGCATTGTCTACGAAGAACTTATAAATATTGGGGCAAAGATACTGATTAGGATTGGAAGTGTTGCAGGATTACAAGAAGAAATTGAAGAAGGAGATATCATAATTCCTCATGCTTGTGTGAGAGATGATGGTGCCAGTCAATATTACGTACCACAGAATTTCCCTGCGGTAGCTTCACCAGAAGTATATTTACGACTTATTTCTGCTGCAAAGAGTCTAAATTTTGATTTCAAAACAGGAATAAATTGGAGTCATTCTTGTTTTTACAATCGGGATCCTGAATATTTTCAAAGATGGAGTAGATACAGAGTTGTTTCTATGGATATGGAAGCTTCTTCTCTTTTCGTTGTTTCATCGTTAAGAGGTGTAAAAGCAGGATTTATTGGCATATGTTATGCTAATAGGTTCAAACAATCCAACAGAGACAAAGTAGATCTGAGCGTCCCAGATACGAATAGAAGCATAATAAAGTCTTCAACAAGCAAGGCTATTGATATTACTTTAAGGGGAATTAAAGATTTGTACCAAAATGGACTTTAA
- a CDS encoding ABC transporter substrate-binding protein, giving the protein MRKGRVLVILFVSLLVFANMFSEVNLVSEVGIHTEAWKTVMDDFQKETGIKANIQQFPYANYFDQLMLTFTSGRVDFDVPYVSMLWYPALATAGYIYPINKIEGYEELNLEDISGIENAWQNGNLYFIPYMNELGGVVYRTDLFNDPKEKKAFKEKYGYELAPPQTLEEYKDIAEFFYRPPELYGVTLMGQRSIFLATHFMQRLWARGGSLLNDEMKPVFNSKEGIEALEELGEVFEYANPAAKTYVFQDALTEFTQGRSAMAELWTTAMLYTEDPETSKVVGKSSYVGFPRPEELKDEKLPMLYISWGFTISSASKNKEEALEWIKFVTETQNEVKAAPYGNIPARFSSINDQTLREKFPWLEGFSKAMENSIPTPIVPLIPEGNSIVNDYIAPAVSEYLSGSKTAEEALNDAADGVFRLMKDHGYY; this is encoded by the coding sequence GTGCGGAAAGGTAGAGTATTAGTCATTCTTTTTGTTTCTTTATTAGTTTTTGCAAATATGTTTTCAGAAGTAAATTTGGTGAGTGAAGTAGGTATACACACTGAGGCGTGGAAAACGGTTATGGATGATTTTCAAAAAGAGACAGGGATAAAGGCAAATATCCAGCAATTCCCTTATGCAAATTATTTCGATCAACTGATGTTAACCTTTACCTCTGGAAGAGTCGATTTTGATGTACCTTATGTTTCAATGCTTTGGTATCCCGCTTTAGCTACTGCTGGATATATATACCCCATAAACAAAATCGAAGGATACGAAGAGTTAAATTTAGAAGATATTTCTGGTATCGAAAACGCCTGGCAAAATGGAAATTTGTATTTCATACCGTATATGAATGAGTTGGGAGGTGTAGTTTACAGGACTGATTTGTTCAACGATCCTAAGGAGAAAAAGGCTTTTAAAGAAAAGTACGGGTATGAACTAGCTCCACCCCAGACGTTGGAAGAATATAAAGATATAGCCGAATTTTTCTATAGACCCCCAGAATTATACGGTGTAACTCTCATGGGCCAAAGAAGTATATTTCTTGCCACTCATTTCATGCAAAGATTATGGGCAAGAGGTGGAAGCCTTTTAAATGATGAAATGAAACCTGTATTTAATTCCAAAGAAGGTATTGAAGCTTTGGAAGAACTTGGGGAAGTGTTTGAATACGCAAACCCTGCTGCAAAAACCTATGTATTTCAGGATGCTTTGACAGAATTTACACAAGGAAGAAGTGCTATGGCTGAACTATGGACAACAGCTATGCTTTACACAGAAGATCCAGAAACTTCAAAAGTTGTTGGCAAATCATCCTATGTTGGATTCCCAAGACCGGAAGAATTGAAAGATGAAAAATTGCCAATGCTGTATATTTCATGGGGTTTTACTATCAGCTCTGCAAGTAAGAATAAAGAAGAAGCCTTAGAATGGATAAAGTTTGTAACCGAAACCCAAAACGAAGTAAAAGCTGCTCCTTACGGTAACATTCCAGCGCGTTTTTCGTCTATAAATGATCAAACGTTGAGAGAAAAATTTCCATGGTTGGAGGGTTTTTCAAAAGCAATGGAAAATTCTATCCCAACACCTATAGTTCCATTGATTCCAGAAGGAAATTCCATAGTAAATGATTATATAGCCCCAGCGGTATCTGAATATCTAAGCGGTTCAAAAACAGCCGAAGAAGCTTTGAATGATGCTGCCGACGGTGTTTTTCGACTAATGAAAGACCATGGTTATTATTAA